The DNA segment tatatcattttgcaaacttttaaaccacaggggtgcagttcgaaaatgggccaaaccacaaggtttatttttgtacttttccttacttaaaaatatatatttttctagtTCAATATTTAGTAACTAGGTTAAAAACATCATTAAATCCATAAAACAATGATTACCAACCATTTATATAGGCATACAAAGAAAACAAATACATAAATCATTGTAAGTCGTCCACGTTTTTTTAGGTTAATCTCAAGTGATATTTCAAGCCTTTTATAATTCGATTCTAACCACATTTAAAGAAAATAAGCCACATTATAAAACTCCTTGGAGTCCAGGATTTACCAAAAGATAATCCCAACTTTTGAACTTGAAAATGAAgtcaaatataaaaaaactcTTGATTTGAACTAAGTAAAGATGTTTTAGATGAGAACAGACAACTTTAAAGAATGAGTTGTTGGTGTTTTAGATGGTTTGGGTTGTAAATAAAGGTCAAAAGTGCTTTAAGATGTTTATTGGTGTTTTAGAAAGAAAAACTGAAGcttcttcaatccaaataaTATGATTTCAGTGTTGTTAACTTGAGTAAAAGAAACAATCACTTACATTAACGTATTAAACATTCATTTAGTTTAACTGCGTTTTGATAACTGTTTTTTATTAGCTATTTAAATTACATGAACCATATCATATGTACTACTAAGATAAAATGACATCTCCTGCATTTAAGATGAACCCGTTGAAACAAGCATGCAATGCAATAGCAGAAAAagcaaaggaaaataaaaaaagatcACAAGTACAAGTAAAAGGACACCGTTACCATTAACAAAATCATCCATTGGGAAGAATGAGGCACAGTTAAGGTATTTGTACGAGAAATTTGAAGTTGAACGGAAAATCTACACTTTCCAACCGATGGATCCACTGATGTTATCAAACCCAAGCCTCCAAATTCACAGCTTTCTGGCCTTTGATCATGCTGTTGATAATAGCTATTAAATGCATAAGATATATTCCCAGGCCAGCTGAGATTGAAACATGATCCACCGCGTGAAATTGCTGTGCAATCAGCAACTGAACATGCATCCAAAGCACTTGCACTTGCATTGCTCAACTCTTTATTATTGTTTACAACACACCACTTGGGAGGAAGATACTCAATGTTTTCTGCATTTATTAGGTTCTTTAATCCTTTCCCGAAATCAACCCGGTATTTGGCCTGTCCATCAAAAGTAAACAAACCCCAATGTCTCTCAAAGTTTCCCGTAACTATGCTCTTTTGATCCTCATCTAAAAGGCTATATATGTATGTCTCAGTCGGTGGATTCCGAGGTCTCAGCGGGGTTCCTGATTTGCTACCAAGATGATCCATCAGGCCTTTCATGAAGGTCTCTGCCACCGATGAAGTGGCATTGGCTGCACCATCTGTCGGCCACCCAATCTTCGAAATAATGATACTAATATCAGGAAATCCAATTGCTGATAATGCATTAACCAGAATATCATAGGTTAGGTCAAAGCTGTTTTTGTAACTTCTGTGACTGTCATTATGGGGACGTGCGGATCCTTTGAAGAGAGTAAAGTCCAGGGAAATGTTTTTGTTCTGATGGAAGGTACTGAAAGGGGAGATGGTAACAAAGAAAGGTGATTGATGCTTTCTGAGTAATGTGAGAAGTTCAATCATGGTTTTATTAAGATCAGGCCTGAAGTGTCCTTTGGAGGGCAAGCCAGAGTGTGACTGATACGAGTCATAACTACATGGTACTACGACCTTCACTTGGCTTGCCAAGTTAGCTCTGGTCAAAGCTGTTTGGATGTTGTTTGCAGCCCCAATGACTAAGGGCTGGAACTGCTCACTGTTACTTAGCTGAAAAGGATCATCTCCAACAGCAACATATCTGTGATTTGTTCAGTTCCAAATACATAGAAATGAAACAACATTCAGTCTTTCACGCCCATTCTAAAAGCTAATGTAAACAGTTTCGGTTATGAAAAGTAAAAGAAGCCATATTGCTAGAGAAAACTCGTCAACACAACATTGTAATAGCTCAGATAGAACATAGCACGTACGtgctttcaatatatatataagatatatttatttttggataaCATTCTTGGATGCACCAACTTTTGCCTATAGAAAATGATACAATCGCGGAATATGCATCCTCGCACTTCTTGGATTCAATTCAATAAATCCAGCATCTTTTTAATTAGCATGCCAAAATACATTACATTGGATGATGCTTCACTTaaaagtacaaaagaaaaataaaatagtaataTAAGAGGAAAGGAAATGATGAGAGCATCAGTGAAGGAAGGTGAAGAACCCCTGAAACAGGGCTCACAAGGTGTGTGAGATCACCAACATGTCGTGTCGTGTGAGGAAGTGCAGCAGCCAGGAAACAGGGCAAAGAATGTCACACAGCGTGTGGGATTTCGCTGAGTTTCTGTTTCTTTCCAAATGAAGTCACACGCGGCGTGTCACTCTTGCAACACGTCGTATGGACTACACCAGCAAGTTCTGCCGAGTTATGCCATTTCTGCACTTGTTCTATTTACCGTTTTGCCACTACCTAGGAAGGACCttcttatttaaaattaaaatttagcaCCCACAATGCTGACTTGTGGATGCTTCATCCATCCAAGTGATGTTTTTTCTAtaatgtttttcaaaaaaataaaacatatgttgCAATAACTGGATGATGAAAACGTAGCAGTTCTGAAAGTATTATTTGTTCGATAAACAAAAAAAGATGTCCCAAGTTGTAAGGAGGTCTAAAAAGAACATGCAACTTTATATACGAACATAAGGATTAGATGTACAAAGCTTGACTTTTCTCTTTAATTTGTTATTGAGAAAACTCAAGAGAAGTTAGGACAAAGTAGACAAATATTTTTAAGAAGTGTCAGGCTCAAGAATAGCTTTATACAACGGAATTAAATTTTACTGTTTGAAGAACTGAAAAGAGTTGACAGAAACGATGTTTCAAGTTTTTGCAGAATAAAGCCAAACACTCTAATTTCTCATGCATGTATGTAGGAAATATAGGTTCATCAACACGTAATAGTAGTAGTAACTCATACAATAGAACAGAGTAATGTAATAAGTTCAACAAGATAGAGACCAATTATTGCACAGGC comes from the Euphorbia lathyris chromosome 5, ddEupLath1.1, whole genome shotgun sequence genome and includes:
- the LOC136228556 gene encoding glucan endo-1,3-beta-glucosidase 9; the encoded protein is MPQSFQIFFIFLSSVGAIVYTAAAIGVNWGTTASHPLPPAKVMELLKLNNMSKVKLFDADPPLLQALSGSSIGVTVGIPNSMLKSLNSSKKAAEIWVHDNVTRYFSAGSSKVRIEYVAVGDDPFQLSNSEQFQPLVIGAANNIQTALTRANLASQVKVVVPCSYDSYQSHSGLPSKGHFRPDLNKTMIELLTLLRKHQSPFFVTISPFSTFHQNKNISLDFTLFKGSARPHNDSHRSYKNSFDLTYDILVNALSAIGFPDISIIISKIGWPTDGAANATSSVAETFMKGLMDHLGSKSGTPLRPRNPPTETYIYSLLDEDQKSIVTGNFERHWGLFTFDGQAKYRVDFGKGLKNLINAENIEYLPPKWCVVNNNKELSNASASALDACSVADCTAISRGGSCFNLSWPGNISYAFNSYYQQHDQRPESCEFGGLGLITSVDPSVGKCRFSVQLQISRTNTLTVPHSSQWMILLMVTVSFYLYL